The genomic stretch TTCAGGCCTTTTGTGCAATCTGCAGAAATACCACtaatgtttaaagaaataaagtctCTGGAGTTCCTTTAAAATGGCATCTCAATGAGATTCTATTATCTGTTTCATTCCCTTTCAAGTGCAAATAGAGATCCCTACAAGCCGTGTGTCCATAGTTGCACttaatactcttttttttattttaaacaaagataGTTGTAATATATTGCAAAAGTCACTTGCCTAGCGCTCACAATCCACAGTCTTCTTCATGTTGATCACTAAGTAGCTCCTATTGAACACTTTGACAAGAGCACCTGGGAGAGTGCCAGCTGTTGAATGTAGACAAAATATTACACATTCACTTTcccaaatcatattttatttgacaCTCCAGGCATTTTCACTCGCATAAAGCCTCAAGGCAACAGAGTTCTCGTCTGCCTGCTCTGGAGGCAAGTTTCTCTGTCAGCAGGCTCTGCACTCTGACGCCTCTGAGGGATTTTAATATGCATGCTGAAGTTGTACGAAAGAGTTTCCGTGAGGCACCAGGGGGGGTGCTCAAAAATTCATAGTCGTATCAACAAGCCGTTCAAACAGCCTCTCCCGTATCACCGAGAGAAAGGCGTAAGACCTTGGTCGTTCTGTGACCCGAGGGGTTCTGCGGCACCGGCGTTCGACTTGCCGAGAGACACCACGCCTTCAGCAGACTCCTACTCTGGATTTGAGCCTGATTTGGACCACCGACCGATGACGAGGAGGTCGACAGCGTCCCGCAGCAACAGCATGGGGAAGCAGTGACGTGGTTTTGGGCTGAGGCGTCAGAGGTATTGGACGCGGGGCCGGGACTGGAGGAGCGGGTGGCGATGTGTCCCTGCGGTTTGGCAGCCAGCACCCCAGTTCTCAGGCAGCGTCCACGGAGCACGTTGTGGAAGGCTTTCTTGAACTCCCGGCTGAAGCACGGGTAGATGATGGGGTTGATGCAGCTGTTGAGGTATCCCAGCCAGAAGGTAATCTTAAAGACGGTTTCAGAAGGCTTACAAGAGGGGAAGATTGATCctaaagaacacacagacaaacaccaattaaaatatgaatggaAACGGACACTTATCCACCAAAATACGTTAGAAACAGTTAGAAAGACAAAGTTCTAAGGGAGTTCATACCTCCATCAAAGCTGAACATTTCTCTAAGTTTACATTCAAATTCCCCAAGCCCCTTCGTTGCCATTTTCCATCCGTCCACCAGATGCCCTCAGactttccctcctctccccatCACCTGACTGCAATTACCACGCCTTCTCCCCTCACCCCTCACCTGCATCTCATTTGCTCATCAGCCTCTCAGCTCATGTACCGGTTCCAGTTCCATTCATTACAAGCCAGTTCTATAAGGTTGGAAAGTTTCTTTCTTCGAGCTTCTTTAACCCGGACCAGACCATGAACCTGGTACCTTTACCCGCCTGTCTGTAAGTCTACACACATACCTTTACTTTGGAATTAAATACCTGAATTTTTCCTGACTATATGCTTTGTCTGCATTTGGCTCCAATCCTTTCTAGGGTTGTGACAATaccgatttaaaaaaaaaacaacattttaacaaatacatttttgagagaATTTAAAAAGTTTGAGTATTAAGAATTTTGAATAAGATGAATGGTAAGAAATTTAAAGCTGGCCTCTGAGTTACGCTGTATGGCCAAAAGTGTGTGGACAACCCTATCACTCCAAATACTATTGTGTTCCTTTGGACGTGGACTGTTTTTCATGAGTTGGGCCCATTGGTTCCAATTAGCAGTAATCTTGATGCTACAACATATAAAGATATTTTAGTTTAGTATATTTTCAATCTGACTATCTATTTTAAGAAGTGCACCATTGTTGCATTCTGTGCTTAGAGCTACCCAGGACTATTAtaattggtttaaagaaatacaaaaaaaaagtaagatcCCCCCCTCTATAGTAGAATGATAATGTATGGGACCTTTTGACACATATCTCTGTGGAGATAGGTCTAGCTATGTGGGACCAGTTTGTGTTAGGATCCTGTTTCAACCCACTGTGCACAAAGCCAGGTGCATCAAGAAATGGTATTCCTAGCTTGTACAGGAAGAACTTAATTAAGCCCTTTCCTCAACTCCATCCAACCCCTTTGGGATGAATTAAATAAACCAATGTGCAAAACCAATGTTACACAGCGGCTTTACTTGGTGCCACTGATGAGCACCAGTCCCCTAGCTTTATGAGCTCTGTAAAGCATACTGTGAAAGTAATGCCGGTATGGTGGCGGCTGCAGTGAAAGACGTGCAGCCACCATGTGCTGAGGCACAAAACAGGCTCTCCATTTGAAGTATTCAGGAAAAATACAAGATGAGAAATTCGGTAGTTTTTCAAACCCTCTCTCTGGGAATCTCAGACTATCAGTGCCTCAGAGCGCTGCGCTGTGAGCCGTGAAGGTCTGTCTCAATTGAAATGCGTAACTATTCTCCGATGACTGGCTGCCTTGGGAGGCAACAGGGTGACTGAGCGTGCCTCCTGGCATTACAGTCCATTAAGCCTCGTGCTTGCTACCTGTAATAACTTTCATATGAGGGAGCAATAGTTTGGTTCATTCCATTTCATCACACAGTCGAAGCCCATCCGGCTCCAGcgtgatgttttatttgctcTATTCGGTCGCttgtaatttaatttcttgATGTCCCTTCTGAAAAGCGCGAGCAGCAGAGGAGTCGAGGGACCGCAGGGAGGGAGGCACGTCCTGCCTGGTGTTGTGTTCACAGAGCAAAACTTATCATCAAGCGACATTATGCCAATAATTCATGTTTCAACAGCTCTTGCATTACAATGGCTACAATGATAACCCACAtggaggtggtgggggggatCGGGGGTTGCTGTCAGAgctaaatcataaaaaaaaagtctagcTAGCAGCTGGGCTCTATGGATGGCAATGCTGGTCTGTCACACCATCTGTCAGTCACATGGTCAGCTGGTCAGTCCACCACtgtggtccagactgaaatagcTCAACAACCATTTGAAATCAAATATTCATGGTCTCCTTAGGGTTGAATCTGgactttggtgatccactgacctttcctctagtgccacgAGGAAGACACGAGGAGGAACACTTTTTTAGTAAAAATGTCTTGACAGCTATTAGATGAATGGCCATGTGATCTGGTACAGATATCCAATGAGAGTGAACAAAGGGAGGCACGTACTGACAACAGCTGCTacacattcataatgttatgataataatatgCTTGTCTGCCTTAATTATAACACAgttgacacatttttacagctgCCTATGTATTAAATCGGAGTTCTATTGAGTGAAACATGCAGCATTTAGCAGATTCCTCGGTTATTTATAAAGTCTGTTTGCTGGGAATTTCATTGTCTGATAATCAATAAGGATATATGACATGAAAGCATTACAGTAGTAACACATTCTCAGCTTAGATAGTTTAAGGTGTATCTTCAGCAAAATCCTTTACAGTATCATCAACCTGTCTGAGAATGATGTGACTAAAGCATTGACTAAAATctacttaaataataaatcttgAAAAAAACAGAGTCTAAAATGGGACCAACTTCAATTTAGACTAAATTTGAAAATCTGAATTAACACTGTCATGAACACTTATggattgaaatatctcaatatctactggatggattggcaAATAACTTTGTTCATACACATAGTTCCTGGATGATGAATCCAAATGACTTCGATCCCTAGACTTTCCCTGTAGCGCCACAGGAGTTTGACATTTGTGGTGTTAACATTTTCCCTTTTGGCaaaatgtttcatcaaaataatgacataaCCATGAAAGTTAAACTAAAGTCAAACTTAAATAACTTGGTTATTGTGTAGTTTTTATCCCTGTGTTAAAAGACCTGGTAATCAGTTCAGAACAGACAACAGCTCCTGCTTTTTGGTAGCGTAACCCTTTTGTTTACACTGGGATTACACATTGGATTCTTTGCCAGGTTATGAATACACacactggcaaaaaaaagagagagtaaAAGATAAAGCACATTATTATTTGTCCATTATTCATCCACGTCCCCTCCGTCCTGTATAATAGATTGTGCCTTCCTTCAATAAGATTACAGTTTGTGGAACAAAATACACGTTTCAGAAATAATCTCTCCATCTGTGACCTGGGAGGTAACTGCTGACAGACTATTACGCTTAAATACACATTGGACCACACTGACAATCACTTATCTCAGTCAAGCCTTGGGAGTTATTTCAGAGGCAATTAAGATTTTAGATAAGGGCTTCACAATGGTCGGGACTCTTTCCTCTCTTACATCTATGATAATGTCGCTGTTATCTCCTTCTTTGACAGACTCTGACAAAAATTGTAAGTgtaattaattgaaaatgaagttGAAAATATCTGGTTTAGTGGATGTAGCGACTCATAATGTTTTAACTGTGCATAatgttaacaaaaatgtaatataagctGAGAATCTATTCATTATTAAATCACTTAAGAAAACCATGAGTGCATACTGTAAAAACAATCGTgtgcataataaaaaaagtcattacatCATGGTAACATTATATTGTAAACTAAGCAAAAAAGGATAATTCAATAAAAAGGGTCCTCCTATGGTTGTCTCGGCAAAGAAACCTTGGAGTTTTACATGACGCAAGTGGAATCTTTAGTTTCGAGCAAATGCTGGGTTTATTAAACTGGGTGATTcttaacatttgaaatatttcttCCATACATAATTATACCTGAATGGaacaaatatttcacatttcatctcTGTGAAGGTTCATGTCTCATAACTACAGTAATGTTTGACTTCGACAGCAGACTAATCTTTAATAAGTTCATTTCTATTCAGTTTTGCCTCtgcaaaaaatgtctttaattaacattttaagaatTTTCCAGAATAAAGCAGGCCTCTATaagaaaatgtatcaaataaatcatttaagtTCTCATTATGACATCAATTAATTTCTGAATCAtttaaaatcccttttttaGATTCAGATAATACAGCAGATCCATCATTTAAAGTTCCTTTCATTTCCGTCAGTTTCACCCCATTTCGTGCCTCATTATATTGCTGTTGCATTCAAGTCACAAAGCTACCATATAGACTTGTTTTGCTGAAAGATACTGTAAATCCATGACAGTCTTTCGAAAGCCCAGTAGTTTGTTTGACAACACTGTCTTGGCAGTATTTCCAAAATACTCTTATGATATCTTATTACAGACACTGCACCATATGTGTCTCCTGAATTGCAACTCACAGGATGTTATATCATGGGTACATTAATCTGAAAGAAAAGCAGTTTATAACTGTCCTCTCTGGTAGTTTCAAGTGTGTTGCACCTGTAACTACACCCACCAGTGATGTCATTGTGTACTGACACACCCTCAAGTACTCTACTGAAGTAGGTAAACAGCTGGagatcagttaaaaaaaaatatatatttttttgctgtgtttataGACATAAACTAAAAGAACATaacaatacatatatttgtatttaataattaaacttgtgtattttgaaaagtaaatatGTCACTTACAGCtaccatattttattaaagaagTTGTAATGGATactcttaataataataataataataactttatttatatagcaccttttaaaaacaacaaggtttacaaagtgctttgacagaccagccagcaagacagtgcataagaaacaaaatgaaataacaagtgataaacaaacaaaataaaataatgaaataaataaaatcaagtgataatggtaaaatatagtaaacaaatataagataaaaatgaaccaataaaacgacgacatcacataaaagccaatctataaaaatgtgttttaagaagtgatttaaaagcgATTAATGTGAAAATCGTATGACAACGAGTCCCTCATAGTGAGGAACCTACTGTTAACTGTTTTGCCTCTCACTTCTTTCACAGTGTTGCTTTTGGCAGCAACAGGCAGCTCTAAAAACCCTCTACACTACCTGCtgagcaccaaacagcagacagacatatTTGTGGAACATACTGGAGCATTTAGCAGGGAGCCAGATATTTCCTCCAGGAGGTGGTAGAGATTTCACAGTTATTGCTGGAATCGCAATTCAGGTGACAAGTTCTTACAACAGATTTTCGATTGTCCCTCAAAGATAACATTGCTTTGTTAGAGATGGACTGAACAGTCTTTGAGGATTCCAGTAATAAGTTCAAACCGTCAGTAAGTGTTGTTAAATGACCTTCTGGGTCCTTGAAGGATTTCTTTCAAATAAGCAGACCCTTTGCTTTGTGAATATaataagaacaaataaaaaggcaCACATGGGGATTAAAGCAGGAGTTTATGAGGTACCTACCGATGGGTAAAACCAGGAAAAAAGGGAGCCAGCACAGAATGAAGCACCCGACGACAATGCCGAGAGTCTTGGCCGCCTTCTCCTCTCTTGAGAACCTCAGCAGCCTCGACAGGGTAAAGGTGGTGCGTTTATGTGTTGTGGCCCCGTCGTCGTCCCCCTCAGGCTTCCCCGACTGAGCAGCGTTCCCTCTGTGTATCCTCAGCATCACCCCCTCCGTCTCAACGCCTCCCTCCTTGCTGCTCTTTCTGAGCGTCTTCGTCTCTCTCTTCGCCACAGTATACACGCGGCAGTACATGGCCAGGATAATGGCAAGAGGTATGTAGAAGGAGCCCAGTGCTGAGAACAAAGCGTAGCCGGGCTCCTCCGTGATCCGGCACACCGTCTCGTCTTCTGGGTCGGGCTCCCTCCAGCCAAACAGGGGGCCGACCGATATGGCTGCAGAGAGTCCCCAGAGAGTGGCCACCGCGGTCAGCCCTCGCCGCCCCGTAGCCATGGCAGGGTAGCGCAGAGGGTAGCTGATCGCCAGGTAGCTGTCAATGGAGATCACACACAGGCTGAGGATGGAGGCGGTGCAGCAGAGGACGTCCAGCGCGGCCCAGACGCTGCAGAAGGACCGGCCGAACACCCATCTGCCCAGAGCCTCGGAGGTGGCGGAGAAGGGCAGGACAGCGGAGCTGAGCAGGAGGTCCGCCGCAGCCAGGTTGGCGATGAAGTAATGTGTCACGGATCGCCAGTGGCGGTGGAGCAACACAGACAGGATTACCAGGATGTTGCCAAGGACCCCGAACACGACAAACACCACCAGCACTATCCCCAAAACCACCGCCTTTGCTACATCCATCCCTGGGTGCGCAGAGGAGCTGCAGTTGGGGCAGCGACCTGCCTCTGGGAAAACACTGGTGTTCTCAGCGGGAGCCATTATTACTTGTTGGGTGCATTGAGTTGTGCAAGTGTCCTGCAGATTGATACCATTCATGCCACATCTGTTCCTCAATTACAGCTGCCTTGTTCTGCTCCTCCTAATGCAGCGGATAAAAGCTTTCCCTGCTGCACAAACCGCTCTGCCCGTTCATTTGGAGATGAAGTGACTCTTGCCAACTCTCCATCGATCATGTGGCCTCTGGCAGGGTTCCTTGGCACAATGTCGTATtcagagagagaataaaaatgtagtCCAGAGTAGCGTGACAGAAATGACAAATATTGGTTGATTTGGAACGTCAAGTTCTTCCATGCCGAGAAGCTTTGATCCAGGTAACcttttaatacaataaaagggataaataaaagtatattcaACAACACATTCAGAGGATTTTATAAAAGCAACAGGCTCTTTAACTCCTAAAGatccagtgtgtaggatttagggggctctattagc from Anoplopoma fimbria isolate UVic2021 breed Golden Eagle Sablefish chromosome 14, Afim_UVic_2022, whole genome shotgun sequence encodes the following:
- the adra1ab gene encoding alpha-1A adrenergic receptor, giving the protein MNGINLQDTCTTQCTQQVIMAPAENTSVFPEAGRCPNCSSSAHPGMDVAKAVVLGIVLVVFVVFGVLGNILVILSVLLHRHWRSVTHYFIANLAAADLLLSSAVLPFSATSEALGRWVFGRSFCSVWAALDVLCCTASILSLCVISIDSYLAISYPLRYPAMATGRRGLTAVATLWGLSAAISVGPLFGWREPDPEDETVCRITEEPGYALFSALGSFYIPLAIILAMYCRVYTVAKRETKTLRKSSKEGGVETEGVMLRIHRGNAAQSGKPEGDDDGATTHKRTTFTLSRLLRFSREEKAAKTLGIVVGCFILCWLPFFLVLPIGSIFPSCKPSETVFKITFWLGYLNSCINPIIYPCFSREFKKAFHNVLRGRCLRTGVLAAKPQGHIATRSSSPGPASNTSDASAQNHVTASPCCCCGTLSTSSSSVGGPNQAQIQSRSLLKAWCLSASRTPVPQNPSGHRTTKVLRLSLGDTGEAV